CGAATCAAGACACTCAAGTAAATAGGATGTCTCGATCCGAGACAAGGCAAAATGCCTTGTTCTGTTGCTCGTTTCGCTCCTCGGCTTTCGTTGTTTCTTCCCATATTTGATGCCGAAATGCTCTGTAATGCTCTCAAACACCTGAAACGCTCACACATGCAATAAGGTGTACAAAACACTTATAAAACATGGTGAAATATAGTAAAAGCATGCAGAAATACAACTTAtacataggagtattttactcctatcaaacctacTCCTATCAGACATTCAAAAACCCTGCTATACTAGGTTACGACTGGTCACTGTATACCACTGCAGTGCTAAGGGGACTCATGCTTTGTGCAAGCCAAAGATTTTCGGCAAAAAAGAGATTgactgtctgatccgactctatccACCTGAAAGGGGTAAATTGACATCAACAGGGTCAGCTGAAAGCTGAGTGAGAGTACACATTACTAATGGCATTActcaaaataacatcgcatttaaaaacaaaacaagtatatatatttacatattaaatatttcaagtaattgatccgatcgaaaccttaatcttaaactcataCTATTTCTTATCCGTATCCTACTTATATCATATCCATTCGCATTgtatcaaatgattttaaaccaagtggtacggtcccgagatagttcgaccgagttaaccgCTACCACGGGGCATAGTCCtaagatagttcaaccgagttgactcatgtcactgcttaatcctaaggtgtgagtcccgagatagttcaaccaagttaactcactagatacgggttcCGAGATAGTTCCgccgagttaacctcgtatctatcaCACATAATCCTCCTTATtctaaaacataatcatcatatAACGAGCtcataataaatattttcaaataaaaacatcTATCAAtactaattctatgactgacccggacactggtgatcacacaatctATTGACAGCCAATCGTTTTTcacggatcatatactagttttcacatgctattaatcgataattcgatacataaaattcatatatataactagaaaataatataacatgcggtgcaatttaataattatgcGTATGTTATTATAAAGTAGCTATACGTAATAATACGCCAAAAGTAACGTGTTACTCACAacttgctatccataatcttcCAAAATAGCGAAGCGATGTCACGTTCGTCATGTTCCGGGTCCCGTAGGTGACACCTCGCcgagtctacgcaaattcgatagTAGAtcgaattaataaaaaaattaactataattaactTATCCAAAAATTGGGTTTCTAGCCAattcggctatcgaaaccgcttATTTAAAATAGCCCGCATTCTAAATAAATTGGACATATCTATAGTCCACAATATCTACGAATTTAATTTGGACTCGAACTTCATTCGACATCTCTAAAGCCTCCAAAAGTTTACTCAAAGTTAGCTTCTTAATCTTCCCTTTTCAATTCATGTTTTCGATCAACTTTGAGCTATTAAAACTGTTGTCGAAACGGAAGTGAGGATAAGTACGTTTCTGGAGAACTTGAATTTATATAGTACATAAAAAGTCAAAACCCTTttcgtatttttataaacaaaagtaaatgtaaacttttaggacgtacatatttttataatttttcccgttttttggattgtttttgtaatttcccCCACCTTTTTCATGTACATAATAAAACATCAGGAAAGAATCATGCCGCTTTTCATCTTGGCCCGTTTTGAGCCGGTCAAGACTGCAACTAGAAGAACAATCTAATTCAAAACTGGAACTTTACTTTTCATGAAGATTGTCTTGATGTTTTTCTTCCCTATGTCGAGTCCTTCTACAGTTCATCATGGCAAGGGCTCTCGACATGACCCATCTACACTCAAGCGATTAATGTTAAACTAGGTTCGGCGAGCCGTTGAAACAGTCATGCGACTTTACAAATTACTTGTTTAACCCATTAACAGTAAATACAATTGAGAAAGTTATGAGGAGTGATTTGCTAATTTtgagaattagtaaataattatattttttattttttgtgtgtGCAATGTTTctgtttttattataattatattttttttatttgagttaagttattaaaataatgttatGGGGAGTGATTTGCTAATTTTGAGTATGTgtgtttatttaaatatattttttaatttatatattaaaagtatttatatggtaaaaatatttatttaaattttattattttactattaattaaaattatatgtttctatttttagaatgaataaatatgtaaaaaaaagtttcaatttgAGTTAAGTTATTAAGATAATgaaataatatagttttaaatattcttTTAGATAGAATTTATGattggaaaaaaatttatttacacaTAGAGTTTAtggttataaaaaaattattctatctCTAAAAAATAGAGTTTTCACTCTTAGAACGGGTGAGAGATGACCTCAACCGATTAAAAATCTCATGAATACCAACATGAACCAAATTGACTCGGCTCTAAGGTGTCCCCCAAGATGAAATCCGTGTGAATCAAAAATCAAGCCCAATTGTATAAGAAAACCTTTTTACCTGTACATCTGAACTCACTCTTACTATCTATCCAGACTGCTACCTACAAAACATTAAAACCCTCTTTGGAATTTCAATTATctaattgaaatttataaatgaattacaACGTTTGAAATGAaagaacataaaatttaaaattgacatatgtattttatatatttatatttggaatgAATTCTAGAGTTGATTGAAATTAagcttataaaattttattaaaaatattttaacaatagAAATGatcatcatattttttttataatataaacttattgcatatatatatatatatatatatatatatatacaaaaatattatagtcATTAATATTACGATTAAGatatgaaataatttataatgattttgtttgcaagaaaataataaaaaattcaaatcttcaAATTTGTAGGTAGGTTCCGTTTAAATTtgatgcttgaatttgtttgtcAAAAGGTAGGTCAAAAGTCAAAACTGTAACTCGCGAGTCACTAGGGGGTAACTCAGGAGTCACGTCAAAATACAAGTCAATCCGGGAACCTAAGGTCCCGGCGAGATTCACTCGCAGGCACACTTATCCAGAAATCTAGGTTAAAGCGGGATTAGTGTCAAAAACTACAAGTATTAGTCCGGAGGTAAAGGaacccaaaaaaaattaatgtccAAATTTACTAGTATTAGTCCGGAGGTAAAGGaacccaaaaaaaattaatgtccAAATTTACTCCTAAGTTAAGTTTAATCcgaagattaaaataaaaaccctgatctttggtttttggtttgtttgatatatgtaaacttaattaaatgaaaaatcagCTACAATCCCCTAAAATATGGAAActtattctaataaaataaaaaactcttaattaaaaaagataaataataaaaaatctaatttatttGGCTACACGGGTCACATTACCCAAAAACCCCATCTTTACATAAAGTCTTCTCCAGCAATATTTTGGGCTATGGTAAACAATACCCTCAACAAGTTCGATATTCGAAATATTGAGCTTGTTTTAGTTCTGACCCAAAAGTATAATATTTTCTTCACCAGTAACTTTTTCTTTCTCAACATATGATAAATTACGACTGCAGTCCGGATAAGGTACGCGCCgaactcttttaattttatgctgttttttaataatttggtcACAAGCTATCTTCATGTAAAACCAACTAAAGAAAAGctctgtaaaaaaaaaaacaggacCAAACCCACCTTTTGGTCttaacaaattaataatttaaaagtacaAACACTGGAATCTAGGTGCCAATTTGTCACCTTATGGCCGAACTTAACAGCCCAAAGCTTCCAAACCCCTCACTTTCACTAAAAATCACCAAGCCCCCAACAATAGCCGACTTCGCTATTGAATCCTCAAGGCTGAACCTGATCGCCGAACTCACCAAGCTCGCTGCCGAACTGAAGGTGCCGAACTTTGCTGCAAAACTTTGTTGCCGAATTGAAGCTGCCGAACTCACCAAGCTCGCTGCCGAACTTTGCTGCAAAACTTTATTGCCAAATTGCAGCTGCCGAAGTCATATCCTGCCGAGACCCCGGACTTGCTACAAAAACTGTTCTCCTGAAGTCATTTCTTGCCGAACCGGACTCTTGGACTCGCCGTTGAACTTCACCAAATTGATCCGCCAAACTACTTTGCCAAAACTGATTTTCGAACTTGAGTCTATCGAACCCGGCCGAACTCCTTGTCTTTATTGAACTTGCAAAATTTTCAACGAGCCACGCCTAGTTGTATTGAGCCCTGACTCATTGAGTTGCCAAACTAACTTACCGAGTTGCAAAATTGACTCACCAAGTTGCCAAACTAACTCACTTAATTTGCCGAACCTATTCACCTGGCTACCGAACTCCAAATTgccaaacttaaaaaaattaagcaacTTGCCAAACTCTCAGGATCATATTTTTGCCTACCTCCAATCTAATAGAATTACTGGAGTTTTGTCAATTTGAAggcttgattttatttttcacCAGGATACCAACAAGCTGCTAAGGTAAACAACTAAGCTTTTCTAAACGATTTGGCAGTATTAGATCAATTGGTTAATAACAAaagttttctttcttttttcaaaaacatGGACTATTATTGTCTTAGTCCAATTTTTAAGCAACCATCTCCACTGTGTGAGCAAGCATCGCTATTTCACACTCACTCTCCTCCAAGGGCTCAAACAACCTCATGTTGCTTCCATCTGGATTCAAGGAAATTCAAAAACCGGGTCGAGCATTTACATTTATTCTTCGAAAATCACTGGAAAAAGATGGGCATCAATTCATTCAAAATCTGTATGCACCCTATGCCCAACAACATGCATTACTCTTAATAGGCTCAACTTTGTTCTTATGAGCATTACCTTGATTTCCATGCATCTTAAAAGTTCCAATCTCTGGGCTTCCACTCGCTGAACTTGCTTATAAAAAGTTTCAAGTGGACCGTTCTGGGTACTACGACTATGGTTCTATATTTCCCAGAGTTAGTTAACACCACAGTAAAAGCTCAATGCCACTATACTTCTCGTCATTTTTTCATACTAAGGTAGTCACCCAACCTATCAGTTCCTGTACTTATCTGGGATTATCCATCACTATGGATGGGTTATATGGATGGTCTAAACGCACCGATCTAGAGATACGAAGTAAGTGGTTAGCCATTAGACTTCAGCTCTTCGTTCACAAGGCTTGCCCAATCCTCTACAAATTGACTGGAATGAACATGGTTCCCTCTAGAATAAATATCTCTGACTTGAAGAGATGAAGTCCAATTGGCTAATCACTTACTTCGTATCTCCGAAAGCAAGCCGTGGCATTGAGCTTTTACTGTGGTGACAATCACTAACTCTGGGAGATATAGAGCCATAGTTGTAGTACCTAGAACAGACCAGTTGGAACTTTGTTTCAGCAAGCGACAACATATCAAAAATACCTCGATAAAGTAGGGTCAAAATACTGACCGTGGTTAAGGTTTTGACAATCCACGATCGCAGTCGCAATTTTTTGAGAGTCCCGATTTATCTTGTATTGCAAATGATAAACTTAAAAAGGCGATATACTCTTGACGATCAAGATCACCTTCATTTTTCATATGATACCAAACCGTTAGAAAGGCCAAGTTTTTTTTACCTTAGCAATTTGGAAGCTATAAGTCCTCGTACAAAAACAAATTGACAAAAATATGATCTTGAGAGTTTGGCAAACtgcttaatttttttgaagtttGGCAATTTGGAGTTTGGCAGCCACGTGAGTCATCAATTCGGCAACTCGGTACTAGGCTTGACTCGGTGAAAATTTTGCGAATTCAACAAAGGCGAATTCAAGTTCGGCAAATCAGTTTTAGCAAAGTAGTTTGGCGGATCAATTACGGTTCGACAATAGAGCGGTTGGGTTAGGCAAAAATTGACTTCAGGAGAACGGTTTTTACAGCTACTCCGGGCGTCTCAGTCCGTCGAAGGATCTGAGTTTGGCAGCAATGTTCGGCAGCTTCATTTCGGCAACAAGCTTGGTGAGTTCGGCGATCAGGTTGCCTTGAGGAGAGAGTCAATAGCGAAGTCGGTTGTGGTTGAGGACTTGGTAATTTCAGTGAAAGTGAGGTTGATGAGGCCATAAGGTGATAAATTTGCAGCTAGGTTTTCAAGTGTACTTTAAAACTAAGGCCAAAAAAGTGGCTGTCCTGTTTTTTAGAGAGTTTTCTTTAGTGTTGGTTTTACATGGATTTTTAATAATGTAATGATATCTTATCTTATTAGTACCTAAGTCTGGATTAATAACCGAATTGAATTGTACCTGGACTCACTCCTAAAAACAGAAACATATAAAATCAATagtaaaatagtaaaatttaaataaatatttttaatataaacataCCATTTCTTTTCCAAAATCAAATATGCTGAATCTGCCCCGTGATGGTGCTGGTCATCAAATCAAACTATAAGAACTTTACCAGCATGTTATTACCAGTACTCAAGTTGAATAACTGTTGCTTTGCATGATCTCCGTCCATTTCCTACCTGCTGTGGCACATGCAATTTTGAAAATAGACAAGGAATTGGAAAACTTTTGTTAGAAGTAGATAAATTCAATCAAATCATGattcaacatttaaattttaacaatgtAGCATCACAAAAACGAATCAAAGTTAGTATGAAAGAGCAAGCCACaatatttgattcaattttgtCACACATACAACAAACCAGACAAACACAAAAGACTGCTAGTAAGAATTAGAGAACTGAGATCATCAGGGTCACTGTGAGAGCAAAGAGACTGACAATTATTATAAAGTGACATTAAGAAACACAAAAGTCCCATAAAACAATATATACTGAGGggagaaaataacaaaagccTCACCCCATCGACCTTCCGACGCCTTACCTCCTCCACCATAAgcgctaaaaatggaaacaaCGAAGACTGTCAAACATCCTTGGAGCTCTCAAGACAACTGCCGTCAATTAAAACCGTAATTACCATATAATCTACCAATCCATTTTGCTCCTTACAAACAACTTCAAGCTCCTTCTTTCTTATGGGCACCCAACTGAATCCTGACTTGACAGCGTGCTAGAATTTCTTGCTTTATCAATGCTACAatccatttcttcttcttgctATCTTGAACCTCATCATTGAGAGGTACCAAATGGTCAATTGTCAGCTGACTGAAGTCCTATTTTGATGCTAGTGATGGTGCAACTCTATTTAAAGGCTTTCCAAGGACATGGTGGGACCTGGAAACACCATGCTTGAGCGCTAAGCTAATTAAAGGCTTTGCTAAGCTAATCACAATATAatcattacgttttaatccgATATTTCTTTTATCCAAATCTGAATGTCCTTAACAACCATGCACATTCTCAATATTAATGGAAAATGACTTATCATTGACTTTTAAACAAAATGAAAAGGAGTAAATTATGATGAAACCAATTGCACtcaataaactcttaaattgcAAACAAAATCCAACTTTTCTCAGGGAAGATGTATGTGAGTTTTGAATTTCCACCAAGCAGCAAATTTGTTAAACGAGATCCTCTGTATAGTGAAATTTCCCAATTGGCTGCATCAGTGAGCGAACTGACCATTTACAACAGAAATGTAGTCAATAGTAAAACTGATCAAAACCATCAAGAAAAAGGTTTCACATAATTACAACAATAATTGCATCCTATTGTAGTACTACTGTGAACGAACTGATCATATGCAACAAAAATGAACTAGTGAATGGTAAAATTGATGAAAACCAGCAAGAAACATCCTATTGCAGTACTACTGTTTCTTCTATTTTTGCTGTAAATTTTCAGTTTTCCTAGCTATGGTATCATTACCCAAGTTGTGATAgagacaaataaatattttggaaCCCCTGAAGCATTTTGATGAAGTGTTTTGTCACATGAGTTTTTTTAACATAGGCACATCTTAATACAGCTGCAATAAACACACATAATTACTAAAACAAAGACATAGCTCATTATCAAAGACTTATTGAAATCTAAAATAGCTCAGTAAGATCACACCATGCACATGTAGCCATTCGACATGCAAGGATCAACAATATAATGCAGATTCTTGAACAAGTCAGCAGATTCTTGAACTTCTTCAGCTTTGCTTTCTCTACAAAATTAAACAGATCAGAGATTTCTGTAATTGATTTCATAGTTACTGATTAGTTGCATTGAAGGAGAGAGGGATAGAGAGAACAGAGTGATAATTATGACCGTTGGGCGTgaaggagagagagagagagagagtttcaaacggttagGGTGCTAATAAGACCGTTGGGGAGGTCTGTGCCctttatataaaagaaaatatgacCGTTGCagatgaaacaaaattaaaacgcCGTATAattgaagaggaagaagaaaataCGACCGTTGGGGATGATTTAGtttgaattattatatttaatctgTGAATTTCCGTTTTTTTAAGCTTCACTTTCATAAATGACATTACTGCCACTAATCAGTTCAAATTGTGTTTAATCCATTAATCGAGAGAGTTGATTCGATAATAGGAAAATTATTCTATCCGATTAAATTTGTGAAGGCATCTAATATGATGATTTtcaatgtgttttttttattaatgattaattagaaaataCATGTAAATTTTTGTgatttgttgcaattttatccaaatttcaatttttgaaataatgctctccattttattttgttgtaattttaactatttcttataatcaatttaattatttttagttgaatttataaattaactctGTTGCGAAattcattttttgaaatttcaaaacttaacttttaatattaaaaaaaatattaaatctaattataaattttttaactttttcggtggttgaagaaaaaacaaacgaatttgaagttaaaatgaaaagtcaaataaaactaataggTATCGTATTGAGGTGAAagattgaaaatattaaattgattgaaagaaaatggctaaaattacaacgaaatgttaaaatttattataaaaattaaaaactttggataaaattacaacaacCCGTAAAAATTTGCATTTATTTTACTACTAGTCGTATACCCGCGCAATTGTGCGGaatcaatataatatttttttctcgtaatatttttattataatatgcTTATATATAGattcatataattttgatttttcatatTAAGAATAATAGTGATTATTttactatatatatactaatatataattattatatacaatttaatataaaaatgcaaTTATtatttgcaaatctataaaattaataaaataaattaaattaaatctcttaagtaaaataaattttatttgatttt
This window of the Mercurialis annua linkage group LG5, ddMerAnnu1.2, whole genome shotgun sequence genome carries:
- the LOC126680615 gene encoding uncharacterized protein LOC126680615, encoding MVAVWIDSKSEFRCTDSARCHLRDPEHDERDIASLFWKIMDSKLCLRALQSISASNMGRNNESRGAKRATEQGILPCLGSRHPIYLSVLIRDTIKGEGRMPII